From the genome of Streptomyces sp. NBC_01304:
CACACCGTCCGGGCCTCACCGAAGCCCTTCTCGCGCAGCACGCGCGCGTGCCACTCGGCCGAGGGGGTGTCGCCGTCCGCGTGCTCCCCGTAGATCTCGAACCGCCTGGCGGTGGGCTCCGCGAGCACCGGGTCCTTCGCGGCGAGCTCCCACCACTGGGCCCAGTCCAGGACGCCCGCGGCCTTGTCCCGGTCCATCCGGGCGTGCCGCTGAGTCCGGTCCGCGGCGTTGAGGCGCGGGGTCGCCGGGTCGGGCATGTGGTCGGCGTTCATGAAGACGCCGCCGTCTCGGACCAGGCCCGCGAGCTGCCCGTACAAGGCGGACAGGTCCGGGCTGTGCAGCCAGTGCAGGGCGGTGGCGGTGAGCACGGCGTCGTAGGAGTCGTACGGGAGTTGCGCGGTCCACCGCGGATCCTTGAGGTCCGCCGTCACGAAGGTCACCCGGTCGTCACCCGCGAAGGTGCCCTCGGCGATCGTCAGCAGGGCCGGGTCGAGATCCACTCCGGTGCTGGTGGCGTTCGGGAACCTCTGCAGCAGCCGGTCCGTAATACTCCCCGTACCGCACGCGAGGTCGAGTACCCGTGGCGCGGGGCCGACCACGGCCTCGACCATGTCCAGCATCACCCGGAACCGCTCCTCGCGGTCGGGCAGATACCACTGCTGCTGCCGGTCCCAACTGTCCTGCCAGGCACGCCAGTTGGTGGCGGCAACGGCCTCATGGGCGGCACGGTCCGTGGCCTCGGTCATGGGGAACCCTCCCGACGTACGCTGATGTAATACCCTGAATCAAAATTCGACCATTACTACGCATCGACGACGATAGACCGCCCTCGTAAGGACTACAAGTGGAACTGGCCTATTACTCGGATTACGCGGTACGCCTGGTGAACAGCGAGGAGCCGGCCCGCAACAAGGACGTGCTGACCTCGGTCGAGGCGGTGCGCGACCTCTTCGGCGTCAACCAGCAGGCGGCGCGGCGCGCGAACGACTCCGATGTGACGCGCTTCCGCTCGGTGCGGGCGAGGCTGCGCGCGGTCTTCGAGGCGGCGGACGGCGGCGACCAGACGCTCGCCGTGGACCTGCTCAACTCACTGCTCCTGGAGTTCCCGGTGAGCCCGCAGATCTCCGGGCACGACCACCGGGACGAGGACGGCAGCCCGCTGTGGCACATGCACCTGGCGGACCACCCCTCGAACGCGACCGCGGGGTACGCGGCGATCGCCTCGATGGGCCTGGCCTTCCACCTCACCGAGTACGGCGTCGACCGCCTCGGTTTGTGCGAGGCGGCGCCGTGCCGCAACGCCTATCTCGACACCTCGACGAACCGCTCGCGCCGCTACTGCTCGGACCGCTGCGCGACCCGGGCCAACGTGGCCGCCTACCGCGCCCGCAAGCGCGAGGAGGCCGCCCGCACTCCCCTGCCCGAGAAGACCGGCCGCAGCGCGGAGAGCGCCCAGAGCACCAACCGGAGCAACGACCGCTGAGCCTCGCCGCGCGGCCGGTACCTGGCGAGCACCTTCGCCAGGACGAGGTCCTCGGGGACGGTCCCGTAGTCCGTACTGTCCCCGCCCGCGTACGAGTTGTCGCCGAGCACCCACCAGCCGCCCTCGCGCCGCTCCACGGCGCGCTTGACGACCAGCAGGTCCTGCTGGAAGGGGTGGCGCAGGACCACGACGTCACCCGGGCGCACCCGGGCTCCGTACCGTACGAGCAGTTGGTCGCCGTGGCGCAGCGTGGGCACCATCGAGGGCCCGTACACCTCGGCCACTCCGAACGGCACTCTCGCCTCCCCCACGCGACCCGGCTCGCGCCCTTGCTCCCGCATCAGACACCTCCCGGCCGTCCCGGACCGGTCACCGGAGCGGCCCGGTCCAATCATCCACTGGTCCCAGTCTGACCCTGGACTTTTGTCCTAAGCCCATGGGGGCACTCGCAAAAAGCGCTTCCCCACGGAGTAATCTCCCACCTTGAGAAGACGATCACGAGGAAGGAAGGCTCAAATGCTCTCCCGCCTGTTTGCCCCCAAGGTGACGGTCAGCGCCCACTGCGACCTGCCCTGCGGCGTTTACGACCCGGCCCAGGCCCGTATCGAGGCCGAGTCGGTCAAGGCCGTCCAGGAGAAGATGGCGGCGAACGACGACGCCCACTTCCAGGCCCGCGCCGTTGTCATCAAGGAGCAGCGCGCCGAGCTCGCGAAGCACCACGTTTCGGTGCTCTGGAGCGACTACTTCAAGCCCCCGCACTTCGAGAAGTACCCCCAGCTCCACCAGCTGGTCAACGACACCCTGAAGGCCCTCTCGGCCGCCAAGGCGTCGGTCGACCCGAAGACCGGCGAGAAGGCTCTCGAGCTGATCGCCGAGATCGACCGGATCTTCTGGGAGACCAAGAAGGCCTGACTTTCCAGGACCTTCGAGGTTCGAGGACGGGTCACCACCCGCCTCGATCTTCACCCACCAGGCCCCCTGACCTGCTTTCGCAGGTCAGGGGGCCTGGTGCTGTCCGGTGCTGTCCTGACCGGTGCCGCCTGCGGCACCGGTCAGGACAGTCGCCGGGACAGGAACTCCTCGAACGTCAGCAGGCCGGGGTGCCGCTCGCGCAGGGCGGGCAGATCGGCGCGGTAGCCCTCCTCCGCGAACCACGCGAACATGCGCTCCTCGATGGGCTGCGCCTCGAACCGCGTCGGCGTTCCGGTGACCCGCTCGTAGATCTCGGCGACCTCGGGGAAGGTGATCTCGTCGCCGGCGATCTCCACTTGCCGGCCGATGAACTCGTCCGGTTCGTCGAAGGCGTCGGCGGCGAAGACGCCGATGTCCTCGGTGGCGATGAGCTGCATCGGCTTCTCCGCCTTGACCGGGAGCCGCATGACCCGCTCCCCGTCGGCGTCGGCTGCGGCGTAGTGGAGCAGGTTGTTCATGAAGAACACCGGGCGCAGGACGGTCGCGGGCAACCCCGACTCCGCGATGTACCGCTCGATCTCGGCCTTGGTCTCGAAGTGGTCGATGCCGGTGTTCCGCTCGGCGCCGCCCACCGAGCTGTAGACGAGGTGCGCGACCGCGGCCCCCTTGGCGGCGTCGGCGACCGCCTTGCCCTGGCGTATCTCGTTGGCCAGGGTCTCGGGCTCGTACGCCAGCGGCTGCACGCTGAACACGCCGTACGCGCCCCGCATCGCCGTACGCAGCGAGTCGGCGTCGTCCAGATCGCCCCGCACCAGCACCGCCCCTCGCGCTTCGAGGGCGCGCGCCTCGGGCTTGTCCGGATCGCGTACGAGGGCGTGTACCGCCCAGCCTCGGGAGAGCAGCTCGCGTGCGGTGGCGCCGCCCTGGTTTCCGGTGGCGCCGATGACGAGAACGATGCGGCTGTCGCTCATGGTGACTCCTCAGGATGTTGCCCGGTCTTGATTTCGATTTCCGGGCAACACCCTGGGATGTGAAGCGCAGTTGAGGTCAAGCAGGCAGGACGTCCCGCACCAGGCGGAGGGCTTCGGGCAGCTGCTGCTGGGTGCCGTCCGTGCTGGGGAAGTGCCCTCCCTCGGCCGGGACGGTGGCCGTGGCGCCCAGTTCGGTCACGAACTTCATGATGTGCTCGCCGGTCGCCGCGCCCGTGACCGGGTCGTTCGCCGCGTGCAGAATCCGGAAGGACTTGGCGGCCCGGCGGATGCGGGCCCAGTCGACGTCCGGCTCGAAGAACGCGGCCAGCGCGTCGTAGCCGACGTCTCCCGCCATCGAGGCGACCAGGACGACTCCGGCGTACGGCCCCTCGGCCTCGACGTCGTGCTGCTGCAGCAGACGCAGTACGTTGACGCCGCCGAGGCTGTGCCCCACCAGTACGGTGTCGGCGGCCGGGCCCTGCGATGCCTGCGCGGTCAGGGCCTTGAGCCAGGCATCCGCCTGCGGAGCCTGAGGGTCCGGCAGCCGCGGAACGACGACCTCGTGGCCAAGAGCGCCCAACTCCGCGCCCAGATACGGGTACCAGTGGTCCGTGCTGCTCATGGCGAACCCGTGCGAAACGACGATCCTGCTCATGGTCTCCCCCACCTTTTAGGACTCATCGACCGAATGCGAACGCATGCATCAGATCCATTAATCGAAACGCTGCGTCGCGTTTCGATAGGAACGTATCACACTGCTACGGTGACGAGGTGTCCGCAGAGAAGCCCCCCACCGGCCCCTCCCCCGCAACCTCCTCAACCCCTGCAGCCCCTACAACCCGCTCAGCCGCCTCGGCCGCCTCCGCACCCCCGCGTACCGGGGGCCGCGTGCGGAGTCAGGGCGCGCATGACGACGTACTGGCCGCCGCCGCCGCGCTGTTGGAAGAGGTCGGCTACCAGGGCGTCACCATCGAGGGCGTGGCCAAGCGCGCGAACGTCGCGAAGAGCACCATCTACCGCTGGTGGAAGTCCAAGCCCACCCTCGTCATGGACGCCTACCAGCAGACCGTCGACCAGCGCATGCCCACTCCGGACACCGGCAGCGTCGCCGACGATCTGACGGCGTTCGTCACCGAGCTCTACCGGGTCTCCGAACACCCCTTGCGGATCAAGGCACTTCGCGGCCTCATGGCGGAGGCGCAGCTGGACCCCGCCTTCGAGGAACCCTTCCGCCAGTGGGTGCAGACCCGCCGCGCCGTCGTCAGGCAGCTGCTCGACAAGGGCGTCGAGCGGGGCGAGCTCTCCGCCGATACCGACCTGGGCCTCGCCGTCGACCAGGTCTTCGGGACTTTCTGGTACCGCCTGCTCGTCGGCCACGCCCCCCTGGACGCGGCACAGGCCCCCGCGCACGTGGCTCGCGTCATCAAGGGCATGCGGAGCCCGTGAGACCCGGCCGTGATCCGGGCTCCGACTCCCCGGCGGAACAAGGTCGTTGCGCTCACCGCGTCTGGAGCTGCGCCCACCCTCGGGCCTGAGCCCGGACGCGCCGGACGGCCCGCCGCCCGGACGCGTTACATTTCGCGCTATGTCGATACCGGGCCAAGAGCCGAATCCGTACCAGCACAGCCCCAACCCTTACCAGCAGCCCCAGCCCCAGGGCCCGGTACCGCCGAACCCCTACGGCCAGCCGACCATGCCGACCGGGCAGCCGGTGGCGCCCGGTCAGCCCCACTTCGGGCCGCCGCCGCCCGTCGGCCCCGGCCCGGCCGCGAAGAAGCCGGTGCCGGGCTGGCTCTGGGCCGTCGGCGGCGCGGTGCTCGCCTCCGCGATCTGGGCCGGGACGCTCTTCGCGACCGGCGGCTTGGGCGGGGACGAGGCCGAGGCGGACTTCGCGGGCTACAAGTTCGACAAGGAACTGTGCAGCGTCGCCGAGCTGAAGGCGTTCCGCGAGCGGTACGAGCAGAACGACAGCGGGGACCCCGACAACGACTACGGCTCCCGCCAGTCGGGGCTCGACCAGAGCTCGTGCAGCCGGAGCTTCAAGGACAAGGAAGCGAGCGACACCGACTACTCGAGCGCCTACATCTACACCGACGCGGTGTGGCACAAGGTCACCGATCCGCAGGGTGAGTTCGCCTCGGTGCACAAGGCCCGCGAGGACCAGACCTCCGACGACTACGAGTACAAGACGAAGTCCGTCGACGGCTTCGGTGACGAGGCGTACCTCATCACCGAGAAGCGCGGCACGAGCAAGGACACCCTCGGCGGCATGACGCTCGCGGTCCGCGACGGCTGGTTCACCTTCACGATGCAGTGGAGCTGGTACGGCGGTTCCGACGAGGACACCAAGCCCCCGTCCGAGGCCGAGGTCACCAAGATGCTCGAGACCGACACCCGGGCGGCCCTGGAAGCGCTGAAGAAGGGCTGAGCCGGGCCGCCGCCCCCTGGCGCTTGAGCCGAGCCGCCCCCCTGGCGCTTGAGCCGGGCCGCCCTGTCTCTTGCTGCCCTGCCCTCTGCCGTCAGTCGCCTGCCGCTAGTCCCTGCCGAGCCCCTCCGCGGTGGCCCGCGCGAAGGCCTCCGGGTTGTCCAGCATGATGTTGTGCCCGCAGTCGGGTATCGGCACCACGCCCACCCCCGCGGCCTCGAGCTCCGCCGTCCCCGGGAACGGCAGGTCGGCCTCCGGCAGCAGGAACGTACGCGGGATCTTCAGGTCGAGCAGCAGCTCCCGCATGGTCGGGTCCGTGCCCTTGACGAGTCGGAGTGCGCTGCGGTGCAGCGCCTCCGGGCCGGCCAGGCGCATGGTCGACGCCCAGTGCGGTCCCACCCGGTCCAAGGTCTCCTGCAGGCCGCCGGCCAGGAACTCCTCCTCCGTGTACGCCGCGATCCCGCTGCTGCCGCCGGAGCCGGGGACGCGCGGCAGCGGGTCGAGGTTGGCGTCCACCAGGACGAGACGGGACACCGACTCCGGGTGCCGGTCGGCCAGCACGATGGCCACGGAACCGCCCATGCTGTGCGCCACGACCTCGGCCCCGGTGACCCCGGCCGAGGTCAGGGCCGCGGCCACGGTGTCGGCGTGCGACTCGAGGGAGTAGTCGAAGTGGGTCGGCCGGTCGCTGTGACCGTGGCCCAGCATGTCGATGAGCAGCGAGCGCCGCCCGGCGAGCAGCGGGTGCACGGCCGCGGCCGCGAAGTACGCCGGTGAGGTCGCGCCGAGTCCGTGCAGGTAGACCCGGGCGGGCTCCTCGCCCGGCAGCTCCACCCAGCGGATCCGGTCGCCCTCGGGGGTCACGGCGGTGCTGTGCATCATCAACTCCCTTGCATGAACCAGAACACGGACTTGCGTGAACCAGGACACGGACGCGCATGAACCGGAACACGGATTCGAGTCCCTGGTGAAGATCCTGGCACCCGCCACTGACAATGCCCCGCTCAGCCCGCCTCGCCGGCCTCTCCAAGGGCCGCCCGCACCCGGGCACGCACCTTGTCGTGCTCCCGCTTGGCCGCCTCGTACTGGGACTTGTGCCGCTTCAGGTCCGCCCGTTGGAGTTCGGCGACGACCGTCGACCACACGTCGGCCGTACCGTGCTCCCGCTTGCACTCGATGTCCGCGACGGCCGTCCCCAACTCCCGCTTGCCGTGAGTGGTGTTGTTGCTGTACTTCGGCCTCCAGGCCGGGTCCTGGGCGGCCTTGACGGGGCGGGCGTACCGCTTGAATCCCTTGTCCTGCACACACTGGGACCAGGTACGGAAGGCCTCCCGCATGCGCGGGTCCCCCGTGGCCTGCTTCTCCAGGGCCGCCGTGCGCTCCCGGGTGTACGTCCACGGGCGCTTGCCGGCTTCGATGCCCCGGTAGATCCGCTGCGCGGCCTGTTGGTTGCAGCCGACCTCCGGGACGGCCCTGCCGCCGGACTCGCCGTCTGCGGGGAGCTCGCGGATGCCGGGGCCGGCGTTGTACGCCGCGTACTCCTCCTCGGTCATCCGGCGGCCGTCGGGCTTGGGCGTGAGCCCCTTCTTCTCGTTCCAGCCATAGCCCCAGCGTCTGGCATGTTCCAGATCCTGGCCGCCGAGCGCGGACCACCCGATGGCTACCAGGGCCCTGCCCGGCTCACGGCTCTTCGGTTCCTTCGGATGCCGCGGAAAGTCCGCGAACCCGAGGTCCACCATGCACCGCTGAGCCAGCCGCGCCTGCGCCTCGGTCGCCCGGCGGTACTCCTTGGCACTCAACTCGTAGCGATCCAACGGCAGTTCGCGTACGCCATCCGCGCGGGAGTCCGATTCCCCCTTCGCCCCGCACGCCCCAAGAACCAGCGCCGCCCCCACCGCGAGCGCGGCGACACCCCACCCTCGCACCGTCACGCCCTCTCCGTTCCCCCGGCTGTCCACGGCTCCACCCGCACCACCGCGTCCACCGGCAACGGCCCGTAGATGTGCGGGAATTCCTCCCCGCCCGGCTTCATCGCCTCGTACTTCACGGGCGCCGTCAGCCGCTCGCCGTCGATGACGAGGAGCACGAGCTCGTCCGGCCCGGTCCAGTCCCCGTAGAGGAAGGCCGCGACGGCGGCGACCTGGTGCCGGCCCGAGCAGTGGATGAAGCCCTCCTCCTGGAGGGTGCGGCCACGGGTGGACATCTCGTACGTGCCACTCGCGCGGGCGGCGTCCCACAGGGCGCGTTCGGTGAGGTGCAGGAGTTCAGGCATGCGGTCACCGTAGAGGGTCGCGGGCAGGCTCAGGCGGGCGGGCGGAGATGCGGGCGCCGGGCCGCCATGGCTCACTGGGGGCGTGAGCACCGGACCCGCTGGACCCGCAGGCCCCGACCAGTGGCCCGGCTGGGCCGTCCCGCCCGGAACACCCGGGGCACCCGGCCTGCCCGGGCGCCGCCCCGTCGGCCCGGTCCCCGCGCCGCCCGGGACCCCGTACGACAGGCAGGCCAGGAACGGGCTGCAGCGCTGGTGGCGGCAGGTCCTCGGCACGGTCGTGATGCTGTTCGGCGCCATGGTGGTCACGCTCTGTCTGTACGTGGCCGCCGAAGCCTTCGCCGAAGAGTCCGGGCTGCAGCCGGCGCGCCCGCACAACGAGGAGGTCTTCGACGCACCTCTGGCGGAGCAGGCACTGGGGCTGGTCTCGCTGGCCCTCTTCATCCCCTCCGTCATGCTCGCCGCGCGCTGGCTCCAGCTGCGGCCGGCGGGCACGCTGTCGTCGGTGACCGGGCGGCTGCGGTGGCGGTGGCTCGCGACGTGCGCGGGGGTGGCGGCGCCGCTGATGGTTCTGCAGACGGGGCTGCTGATCCTGTGGGCCTCCTTCACGGCGGACGACGACCTGGATGCCGGTGGGGTGAGCTTTCCCGGATGGTCCTCGCTGCTGCTGAGTCTGGTGGTGCTGTGGGCGCTGGTGCCGTTCCAGGCGGCGGCCGAGGAGTACGTGTTCCGCGGCTGGTTCCAGCAGATCTTCGGGGCGCACTGGAACTCGCCCTGGCCCGGCATCGTCATCAGCTCCCTCCTGTTCGCCCTCGCGCACGGGTTCGGCGAACTCTCCGGATTTGCCCTGCTGTTCTACTCGGCGGCCTGGTGGGCCTGGCTGTGTCTGCGGACGGGCGGCCTGGAGGCGACGATCGCGGCGCACGTCGTGAACAACCTCATCGCCTTCTCGCTGCTCGCCGTCACCGGTGAGCTGGACGACACGGGTTCGGCGGCGGACGCGGCCTGGCAGGCGCTCGTCCTGGAGCTGATCTTCGCGCCGCTGTACTGCCTGATCGTGGTCCGGCTGGCCCGACGGAAGGGCGTCGCCGCCCGCACGCCGTGAAGCCGCGCGGCTCTGGAGCCGCGAGGCCGCGAGGCCGTGGAGCCGCGAGGCTGTGGAGCAGTACGGGAAGACCGTCGGACCGGGCTTCAACACCGCGCGCAAATCAATGAGTTCCCCTGAGGGAGCCCGGAGCCCCCTCACTCCGCTCACTCCACACTCCACTCACTCCACCTTCAGCGCATACCTCAATTTCTCCTTGCCCGTGGCCCCCAACCGCTCGTAGAACCGGATCGCCCCCTCGTTCCACACGGGCGTCTGCCACTGCACCTCGTCGAGCCCTAGCGTCCTCGCCTGTGCCACCACCGCCTCGACCAGGAGCGGCCCGAGCCCGTGCCCGCGCTGCCCCGATCGCAGGAAGAGGCAGTCCATGTGCAGGTAGGCGCGCCCCTCCCAGGTCGAGAACTCCGGTGCGCAAGTGGCATATCCGACCAGCTTCCCGTCCGCCGACTCGGCGACCAGGCAGTACAGCCGGGGCGGCCCGTCGCCGCCGAAGAGAGGTCCGGCGAGCCGCTGCGCGAGGTCGGCCGCGGGCGGCGCCGCCTTCTCGTACTCGGCGTGCTCGGCGGCGAGCCGCGCGACTTCCGGCAGGTCCTCGACCCGGGCATGCCGGACCCGCGGGACCCCCTGAGTCCCGTCCTTGACCCCGCTCATCGCACCTCTCCCTGCAACGCGTCGGCGCCCCACGCGTCGAGGCGCTCGGCGAGCGGCCCCGTGCCGTCGAGGACGTGCCGGACGTAGGCGTCACGCTCATGTGTCAACACCGCCGCCTCCCACACGCACGGGGCGAGGCCGAGCCGCCCGGGGCGCAGTTGGCCGGGGTCGTCCGCCGGTCCTGTGAAGATCGCGAGGTTCGACATGTGGCCCTCGATCCAGCTGTGCACGAGCACGTAGTCGCCGTCCCCGCCCGCGTGCAGGATCAGCACCCCGAGCCCGAGCGACCCGCGCGCCCGGTCCAGCTCGAGCTGGGCCCCGGCCAGCCGGAGCGCGGCTGCCTCGACCGGCTCGCCGATCGTGCGGCCCGGGGCCTCGACGGCGTACACCTTGACGAGATGCCCACCGAGGTGACGTATCCCCAACGCCCTTACCCCACGCGCGTGATGGCCCTCGGCGAGCGCGAGCAGGCCCTCGGCGTCCACGCCCGCAGGCAGCGACCCGCGGCCGGCCGGCTCGGACGCGGCGCCGCCGGGCCCGGCCTGCTCGGCACGGTCCCGTTCCGCCCCCACCACGGTGCCGTCCACCCGATCGGACATCTCAAGTTCGGTCATGCGTCCATCATGCAGGCCACCACTGACAATCCCCCCGGCCCCTCAACTCCCCGGTCTCGCAGCCGCCCCCAACCCCGCCTGACTCGCCGACCCGGCCCGGCCATCGGCCGTCGTGTCCGGCGTGCTGGGCCCGGGCCGGTCGAAGATGCCCGTCCCCGCGCCCGGTCCCCCCGGCAGCACCACCATGGCCCTCCGCCCCGCCAGGCTTCTCCGCCCCCTGCCTCGCCACCTCGCCGGACCCGCCTGGCCCCCTCGGCTACTCCGACCTGCCAGGCTCCTTCAACCCTCCTGACCCTTCCACCTCCCCGACCCCATTGGGCACCTCCGACTCCCCTGGGCCTTCCACCGCCCCGAACCCGGCCGGGGCCTCCGGCTTCTCCGGCCCGCGACGCTCCCCGACCCTCCTGACCCCTCCGCCTCCCGAACCCTCTTGGCCCTTCCACCGCCCCGACCTTGCTCGGCTCCTCCAGCTCCTCCGACCCGCCACACTCCCTGGCTCCCTTGACCGTTCCGCCTCCCCGCCCCCGCTTGGCACTTCCGGCTACGACGACCCGCCACGCTCCCTCAACCCTCCTGCCCCTCCACCTCCCCGACCTTGCTCGGCTCCTCCAGCTCCTCCGACCCGCCACGCTCCCCCGACCCTCCTGACCCCTCCACCTCCCCGAACACACTCCCGCCCTCGCCCCCACCCAGCCGAGCCGCCCGCATCCGCAGATACCGGGCCTCCGGCACGCTCAACGTCCGCCCCGCCGCCAGCCGATACGCCTCCCGGGCCGCCCCCGCGTCCCCCGCCTTCTCCAGGAGATGGGCCCGCACCGCATCGAGCCGGTGGTTCCCCGCAAGCCCGGCCTCCAGCTTGTCGACCTCGGCAAGCCCCGCCACCGGCCCGTGCACCATCGCCACCGCCACCGCGCGCCCCAACTCGGCCATGGGCCCCGGCGCGAGGCGCACCAGGAGGTCGTACAGCGCGAGGATCTGCGGCCAGTCCGTGTCCTCGGCCCGCCCCGCCTCGTCGTGCAGCGCGGCGATCGCGGCCTGCAACTGGTAGGCCCCGGCGGGCCCTTGCCCCAGCGCCTCCTCGACGAGCCGCACGCCTTCCGCGATCGCGGCGGCGTCCCAGCGGGAGCGGTCCTGCTCGTCCAGGGGGATCAACTCGCCCGCGGGCCCGGTGCGTGCCGCGCTGCGCGCGTCGGTCAGCAGCATCAGGGCGAGCAGCCCGGTCACCGCGCCCTCGGCGGGCAGCAGCCGGCGCACCGCCCGCGTCAGCCTGATCGCCTCCCGCGCGAGGTCCGCACGGTGCAGTGCGGCACCCGATGTCGCCGTATGGCCCTCGTTGAAGATCAGGTAGAGCACCTGGAGGACCGCAGCGAGCCGCTGGTCACGGTCAGCCCCCGAAGGCTGCCGGAAATGCACGCCCCGCACTTTCGCCTTGGCCCGGCTGATCCGCTGCGCCATCGTCGCCTCGGGCACCAGATGGGCCCGTGCGATCTCGGCCGTGGTCAGCCCGCCGACGGCCCGCAGGGTCAGCGCGATCTGCGCCGCCGGGGAGAGCTCCGGATGGCAGCAGAGGAAGAGCAGCGTGAGGGTGTCGTCCTCGGACGGCGCCCGCGCCTCACCCGGCGCCGGCATGGTGAAGGCGTCCCGCGGCGTGAGCGAGGCCGCGCTCTCCTCGCGCCGCCTGCGCGCTTCCTCGCTGCGCAGCTGGTCCATGAGCCGACGCGAGGCGACCCTGATCAGCCACCCGCGCGGGTTGCCGGGCGTGCCCTCCTCGGGCCACTGCCCGGCCGCGGCGAGCAAGGCCTCCTGCACGGCGTCCTCGGCCAGGTCGAAGTGCCCGTACCGGCGCACCAGCGCGCCGAGGACCTGCGGCGCGTGCAGGCGCAGCAGGTCCTCGATGTCGCTCGTACGTCGTCTCACGGGCGGTACGCCACCTCTGCGGGCCCGGGTGGGCCCATCACCCCCAGGTTCCCGCAAATCGGCGTCGCGCGCGGGCGGTCAGCAGGCCCCGCCCGCTGCGTCCGGGATGGGCCGGATCACGACCGGGTAGTCGGGAGCGCCCTCCGGCTGGGGGCACTCCGCGACCCGCAGCGCGATCTCGGTGACCCGCTCCAGGCTGGCGCAGTCGAGCACCCAGTAGCCGGCGAGCAGCTCCTTGGTCTCCGGGTACGGGCCGTCGCTGACCACGGGCTTGCCCTCCTTGTCCCGGCTGACAAAGCGGGTCTGTGCGGGCTCGCTG
Proteins encoded in this window:
- a CDS encoding RNA polymerase sigma factor, encoding MRRRTSDIEDLLRLHAPQVLGALVRRYGHFDLAEDAVQEALLAAAGQWPEEGTPGNPRGWLIRVASRRLMDQLRSEEARRRREESAASLTPRDAFTMPAPGEARAPSEDDTLTLLFLCCHPELSPAAQIALTLRAVGGLTTAEIARAHLVPEATMAQRISRAKAKVRGVHFRQPSGADRDQRLAAVLQVLYLIFNEGHTATSGAALHRADLAREAIRLTRAVRRLLPAEGAVTGLLALMLLTDARSAARTGPAGELIPLDEQDRSRWDAAAIAEGVRLVEEALGQGPAGAYQLQAAIAALHDEAGRAEDTDWPQILALYDLLVRLAPGPMAELGRAVAVAMVHGPVAGLAEVDKLEAGLAGNHRLDAVRAHLLEKAGDAGAAREAYRLAAGRTLSVPEARYLRMRAARLGGGEGGSVFGEVEGSGGSGERGGSEELEEPSKVGEVEGQEG
- a CDS encoding YciI family protein, which codes for MKYLVMVQGSQADYEAMSGKTSVHSPAAWSEKDLQAMFAFMGELNNDLAESGELVDAQGLSEPAQTRFVSRDKEGKPVVSDGPYPETKELLAGYWVLDCASLERVTEIALRVAECPQPEGAPDYPVVIRPIPDAAGGAC